The genomic window atcataatatattctaccgccaagctaTAATACTTAGTAATTTGTATTACATTGTTTTCCGATTTGAATACAacttatttgacataaaaaaatgttataagttgTCAAGatcataataaaacacaattattaaaaatttgtcgTCTGTTAACTTGTCTCTGAAATCActgaattttatatacaatgaaGTTATGATTACAttcaagttaatattattttcaatattactaacatagtaaaaatattcaatagtcGTACCTTATATAATGACAtaagtataaacatatttaggtttatacagtaacttaaaaataattctatattatttaacaggTACATGGATATTAAacgaatatacattaaaattattaatataaaatattatacagctattgttataattataaaaaaatataataattaaatttacaaaaatatttgttcctCGTCCGAATCACCGGtaccataaataaaatgtcttctTACAACATTGCCATCAATTGCACATTCAGTATCAATAATATTGCTGTTTTTACAAGGTGTTACTGGATACCTCACTGGTCCAAGCCATCGTCTACTAAGACCGAAGTTCCTTGGCAAAGCTACATTCTTTAACGAGGAACTCTTGACTGATTGATCGAGGCTATTAATTGATGATTGAATAGACTTTCTCGTCAGTGGATTGTtcgttttttcatttaaataatcatcGGGTATGTGGACGTCGGTTGGAATGCTTAAACTTAAGGGTCGTCGTTTTGGTCTACTGTTAGTCAGTTGGCCACGCCATGTGTTGAATTTCTGAGCCGATTTCTTCTGCGGCGTGTCCTCGTGGGACGAATAATTACCTAAATCTGACTTTTCGTAAACTTTAATCTCTGATCGACATTTCTGCAAGTTGCTTCCtgtaataatgttttcttttacagatttttctttcattctacttatgactttttcttttgttagtTTAATAAGCGCGTATATAGTTTTTAGTGCttcttcatttaataattcGTCATCTGTTATTTCTACATCTAATGCACTAGCAATACTATGTCTTAAACTATTTTTCAAACCTCTActagttttttcttttacatataGAGTATTATCTAACTGTGAATCACAAATTGTGTTTTTGGAAGTATTTTGCAATACAATAAGTTCTACTAATTGTGGTGCTGATTGCAACATATTTAAAGCtttgtcatattttaaattaagtaatgttTGTCCATTGACAGATATTATTTGGTCTCCAGGTAGAAGTTTTTCACATACATCAGCAGCACTTCCAGGAGTTATAGATTTTATGTACACATTGCCATCAGAACCCTCAGCAACTTGTAAACCCAAAGCATTTGTCTTATCTCTTTCTAAAACAGCTGTAACAAAAACTCTTTCTCCTTGAACACATTCCATGTTATCAAGCCTTTCAAATATGGATGTATTCACACAAGATTCATTTCCAGTATCATAGCTATATACATCTGAATAAACTTTTGGGGACTCTAGAACATAAGCAGTGGGTGCTTGAATCATGTTCTGACTATAGCATCTCTCTGGTAGCAATtgcatactatttatattacaatgttgCCTCTGCTCAGAGCTCAGATCATCAGAATCACTATGTGCAGTTGCTAAATCACCATCTGATCTCACTGTTAAAAGTTTTAAGGGTGAGCCTGCATATTTGCCATCTAATGTAGACTTCATACCATTGAAGACTCTTGTCCCCATTTTCACCCCATGTCTCCTTGGTAAGCTACTTTCTGATGAAGACAGACCCTCATTTGAGGAACTCCTTTGACCATATCTATTTGGTGAGCTTATAATACTCTCATCACTTGGTTGAGGTGATAATATTTGTCTCAATAACTGTTCTGTAGAAGgcttttcattttctttattctgGGACTTTTTATCACTGAAAAGGTCCACTTTAAACCTTCTTTTGATTGGCCTTCTTACTCTAGGATTCCTTACAGCAAGATTATAACTGTCTTGATAGTTACTGCAATCTACTTTCTTAGGACTATTTTGAACATTTAAGGGGCAATTTAATTCACTTGataaataattcacaaaatCATCTTTtgcatatagttttaaatacagtCTGTGGTGTAGTGATACTAACCAAAATGCAAAATAACTCTTATTATCTgtcattttaagtttatatttgattCCTATTTTAGACAGACCAGAGTAGGCATTAGGCATTATGTAAAGACTCTTTTTGTTATAATAGAATGTGTGTATGTGATGCCAGGGTAAACTCTGCAACACAATGCGATTTGGATTAGAACTTGACTCATCAGAATTATTATTGGTTCTTGAATAAATGGTCACACCTCTTGGTCCAATAGAAAGCCATACATCCCTACAAAAGCCATCTCTAGTTGCCCAAATAGCAGAATAAAAGTGTGCACCATAATCTCTAAAAGTTTGAGCCatagttatgtaatttataatggCCTTACTCCTGTCCAATCCACGTCTAGATTCGTGAGCTCGTTTCATTCGAAATTTGACATCAGTCATGTCATTTATAATAAGAGATTCAGGTAAATAatgttctaataaaaaataatctgcagTTCCATGTTCTCTATAAGAAAATTCACCAAACTCTATGTGTAGTGCATATCCTGCTAATAAAATGAGATTCTGTATTGTTGAGAACATCTGTCCTTCTACAATTGCTCGTCGAAGCTGTAAATAAACTCTATGCCTCCATTCCCCGTCTTGTATGTTATTGGACACATTGATAGGTAGAAAAaactttattcttaaaaataatgagaC from Vanessa tameamea isolate UH-Manoa-2023 chromosome 17, ilVanTame1 primary haplotype, whole genome shotgun sequence includes these protein-coding regions:
- the LOC113404367 gene encoding tyrosine-protein phosphatase non-receptor type 13-like: MPRNCDEDSGRSSCSATSITLSPVFDIHQMEPRKMSKEKKFSTDLKVCTQPRNFANILKSPDERDPFPSCRLTRNHRKAVFTVFDTPRLGGLSNAHSSINIASSTQIETNIPDTVSMTALNKEEDYSKKKNFNSNFRSGKPVQRAASRLYRAESLKGKEGCVGPEFIVRASQPVKHLDLTISALCDKKVITVVLLNGQRIEVICDPNTITAGQIFEALVLSEKYEHNFMLGIAILIGGDFVFLPDDYKIKKVVADQWHKTSSKLSKGTEEISVSLFLRIKFFLPINVSNNIQDGEWRHRVYLQLRRAIVEGQMFSTIQNLILLAGYALHIEFGEFSYREHGTADYFLLEHYLPESLIINDMTDVKFRMKRAHESRRGLDRSKAIINYITMAQTFRDYGAHFYSAIWATRDGFCRDVWLSIGPRGVTIYSRTNNNSDESSSNPNRIVLQSLPWHHIHTFYYNKKSLYIMPNAYSGLSKIGIKYKLKMTDNKSYFAFWLVSLHHRLYLKLYAKDDFVNYLSSELNCPLNVQNSPKKVDCSNYQDSYNLAVRNPRVRRPIKRRFKVDLFSDKKSQNKENEKPSTEQLLRQILSPQPSDESIISSPNRYGQRSSSNEGLSSSESSLPRRHGVKMGTRVFNGMKSTLDGKYAGSPLKLLTVRSDGDLATAHSDSDDLSSEQRQHCNINSMQLLPERCYSQNMIQAPTAYVLESPKVYSDVYSYDTGNESCVNTSIFERLDNMECVQGERVFVTAVLERDKTNALGLQVAEGSDGNVYIKSITPGSAADVCEKLLPGDQIISVNGQTLLNLKYDKALNMLQSAPQLVELIVLQNTSKNTICDSQLDNTLYVKEKTSRGLKNSLRHSIASALDVEITDDELLNEEALKTIYALIKLTKEKVISRMKEKSVKENIITGSNLQKCRSEIKVYEKSDLGNYSSHEDTPQKKSAQKFNTWRGQLTNSRPKRRPLSLSIPTDVHIPDDYLNEKTNNPLTRKSIQSSINSLDQSVKSSSLKNVALPRNFGLSRRWLGPVRYPVTPCKNSNIIDTECAIDGNVVRRHFIYGTGDSDEEQIFL